From the genome of Buchnera aphidicola (Drepanosiphum platanoidis):
AAATAAAATTAATACAATTAAAATTACAAAAAAATAATTAATTAAAAATTTTAAATTTTTTAATATTTATATAAAATAATTGTTAAAAAGGAAAAAAATAATGAAGATACTGTCTTTTGATTCTTCATACAACTCATGCTCAGTATCTTTATTATATAAAAAAAAAATTTTTTATTATCAAAAAAAATGTAAAAGACAACATTCAAAAATTTTGTTTCCAATGATAAAAAAAATTTTATTTGTAAATAAAATCAAATTAAAAAAAATAAATATAATTGCATTTTGTAATGGACCCGGTAATTTCACAGGAACAAGAATTTCTACTAATATTGCGCAAGGTTTATCTATTGGATCTAATATACCATTGTTACAAATATCTAGTTTAAAAATTATTGCACAAGAGGCATACAATAATTTTTTGTATGAAAAAAATTTTTTTATAATTATGAAAATGAATAAAAATAGATATTATTATTCCAAATATTTAATAAAAAAAAATTTTTTAAAAAAAAAAAAAAAATTTTTATCTACTAATAAAAAAATACTTTTACAACATTTGAACAAAATAAAAAAAAGATGTGTGTTTGCAGGAAATTTTAATCCAAAAATTTTAAAATCTTTAAAATTTAAAAATTTTTTTATAAAAATAAAATTTTCACACGCTAAATATATTATTCCTTTAGCTTTAAAAGATATTAAATTAAAAAAAACACTAGTTCCAGAACTAGTGTTTACAAAATATTTTCATAAATTTTAAAAAATTATTATTAAAAAAAATTACTACTAATAATATTAATTAATTTTAAAACTATAAAATAAAATTTTTAAACTGTTATATTATTTTTTTTATATTTTAATTTAATTAAATTAAATTGTATTGTGTAATTTTTAAATATAAATGAATATAAATATGTTAAATTAATTTTAATTTTAAAAAAAATATTTTAAATTTTTATAAATTTTTATTAATAAAAAATTTTTTAAAATTTTTTTTATTATAAAAATAATAATTTTAATATTTAAACATTTCAATATTATTAATTTTTAAAAAATTTTTAATATTAATAACTATATTTAAATATTTGTATAATTTTTAAAATTTTAATATTTCAGATAATGTAGTGTGTTAAAAAAATTTTTAGTTATTTTAATTTTAAAAAAAAGTTTTAAAAAATATAAATATATATTTTATAATAAAAAAGGTTATAACTTGAAATTAAGTAATTCTAGTAAATTATTAATAAAAAATATAAATATGTTTAAAGATAAAAAAGTACTTTTTTCTGGGTATTTTCAAGATTTTTTATTAAAAAAAATTAAAAATAATTTTTTAAAAATACATTTACAAAAATATCATTATAAAAAATTTGTATCAAAAAAAAATTTTAAAAATTTAATTTATGATTCAAAATTTAAAAAATATTCTTTTAAAAAAATAAATTTTGTAATTTATTTATGGTCTAAAAATAAATTAGAAAATTATTTTCATATGAACAAAATTTTTTCTAAAATATTGTTGAATACAAAAATAATTATTATTGGAGAAAATAATAGTGGTGTTAATAGTGTTAAAAATTTTTTTAAAAGTTCTATTGGATTTAAAAAAATTAAATATGGAGTAAAATCTTCATTATATTATGGTTTTTTAAAAAAAAAAATTTTTTTTAATAAAAAAAAATATTATAAACAACATCAATATAATAAAAAATTTTTTAAATTTTTACCGGGGGTATTTGGATATAAAAAAATTGATGAAGCTAGTAAATATTTTGTAAAAAATAAAAAATTTAAAAAATTTTATAAAAAAATATTAGATATAGGATCAGGATCTGGATTTTTATTAATTTCTTTATGTGATAAATTTAAATATAAAAAAATTGTTTTATCTGAAAGTTGTTACACATCATTTTATTGCCTTAAAAAAAATTTAAAAAAAAATAATATTAATGCTAATCCTATTATTTCAAACATTTTCTCTAACATTAAAGAAAAATTTGATCTTATAATTTCAAATCCTCCTATTCATGAAAATTTAAAATTTTCTATGAAAACTGCACTAAATATTATTAAAGAATCTAAAAAATATCTTAAAAAAAATGGAGAAATTCAAATAGTTTCTATATCTTCTTTATCATATTTTAAAAATTTAAAAAAAATTTTTAAAAATTGTAAAATTATAAAACAAAATAATTTATTTAAAATATATCAATCTTTTAATTATTATTAAAATACTTATAATTATAAATAAATAAAATTAATTTTTAATATTTTACCCGAAGCGGGACTCGAACCCGCAAAGCTTTTTTTAAGCCGAGGGATTTTAAGTCCCTTGTGTTTACCAATTTCACCATTCGGGCAAAAAAATAATTCAAAATTATAAAATTTTTTAGGTGCACCTCGGAATTGAACCGAGCTTTACGGATTTGCAATCCGCTGCATAAACCAATCTGCCAATGCACCATAAAAATAAGAAAATTATATATTTATATATTAAAAAGATTAACCAAAATCTTTTAAAATGTCAATTATTATATTCATAATAACCATATTTTTATTTTTTATTTTTAATTTTATTTATTAATATTTTATTGAATAATTGAATTTCTTATAAAAAATATTTTAAAAAAAAAATTATAAAAGTTTATTATTAAAATAATTTCTTTACTTTACAATATAAAATGATTTATTATATAAAAATAAAATTTTTTATATTTTTTTTAGGAGGAGTGGCCGAGTGGTTTAAGGCAGCGGTCTTGAAAACCGCCGATGAGAAATCATCCGAGAGTTCGAATCCCTCCTCCTCCGAAAATATTAATTCAAAATATAAAAATTTTAAAAATTATTTTAAAAATTTAAAAAATTTTATTTTTTTTATTTAAAAAAAATTATTAATTAATAAAATGTTAAGAATAATAAATTCATTAATTTTTATTGATATGCTTCTATTAAAATTTCTACTCTTCTATCTGGAGATAAACAATTTTTTAAAAATGTTTTATTATTTTTATTAGTACATATTCTATTTGAAATAGAATCATGATTATCTAAACTACGAATTTTTGTATTTTCTATAAATATATCATGTTTTTTAAAATATTTTAATACTGATTCTGCTCTTGATAAAGCTAAAAATTTATTATTTTTATTTTTTATCTCTAATCTATCAGAATTTCCTAAAATTAACATAGAAACATTTTTTAACTTCATATTTTTTAAATTATATATTAATTTATTTAAAACTGTTTCTCCAAAAGGAGTAATTTTACTACTATTAGAATTAAAAGAAATATCTTCAAATAAATTAATTCGATTTATATCTTTATTTATTACTGTGTTAGAAGAATTATGATAAAAACTTAAAGATTTTTTTAAACTCTTCCATGAAAAATCATCAAAATTCCATAAAATATTAAAATTTAAAGAATCATTATCACAATTTAATAAATTATTAAAGTTAGAAATTTTTGATACTCTTTCATATTCTAATCTGGTAGACATTACATCGTCTGCTTTATATTCTATTCCTACAGATAATACTGGTTTAATATTATTATTTAAAAATGAACCTTTATATTTTAATAAATTTGAAAAATAATTTTCTCTTAAATTTGATTCTACACCTGTTCTTGTATATACAATAAAATTATTTGTTAAAAAATAATTAAATCTTGTAGAAATTTGAAAATTTTGTAAAGGAGAAGTATCATCATAATCATTTACAGAATTTGAATTTTTATTAATTTTTGAATTTTTTGTATTTTTACTAGATGAATCATTTTCTTTATTATTAATATATTCTTTATCAATATATTCATATTTTTTATCATTATTATCTTTTTTTTTCTCAACATTATTTTTTTTTTTTGGAATAGTTTCTGTCTTCATACTTTTACTATTTAAAATATCTACATCATTATCATTTAAAACACTTTCTATGCTTCCTACTATTTCTGGTTTTTTATTTTGATGTGTATTATTATCATCATTTTTTTCAGTATGTTTCTCTTTTTTATTTTTTTTATCTTTAAAACGCATATTTAAATCATTTTCTAAAATTTTTGACATAAAAATTTTTTTTTTTTTTATATCATTATTTTCATCATCATTAGAACTAATATCATTATCAAAATTATTAATATTATTTTCTTTTTTTTGATTATCAACTTTATTGTTAATTTTTTTTTTTGATTCTAATGATAATTTATATGGACGACTATATGATCTAAAATTTATTTTTAAATTATTATTTTTATATAACTTTTTTTTAATTTTTATATTTTCTTTATATTCTATTTTTTGAAACTTTAAATTTTTATAATGATTTAAATTATTATCATTATAATAATTATGATTACTATTAAATTTTTTATATTCTATTTGATTATTATAATTATAAACAAAATTATTTTTTTGATCATTACTAAAATTAAAAGAATTATTATTATGTTGGAAAAAAATACTATTATTTAATGGCATATTAAAAGCACATTCAAAATTAAAATATGGATTTATTTTATATCCTAAAATAACACCCATTAATGATTTAGCTTGATAATCTGGAATGTAATCTTGTCGAGCTAAAAAATTATTTTCTACAGCAATATCTGATTGAACGAGTTTAAATTGTGTTCCAAAATACCAATGTGGATAATTTTTTTGAATAGTATTAGCTTTAACAGGACTGGATAACATCATACTACTTAAAAATAATGAAATTGTTAAAATTTTTTTATTCATAAATTAAATTTACTCTATTAAATTTATTAAAATATTATCATTTAAATAATTTATATTAATTTTAAATTTTTAAAAATTATTATAAATTAATATTTATTTATTTAACTAATTATTAAAATAATTAAAAATTTTTAAATAAAAGTAATTTTAAAAATATTTGTTATAATATAATATTATTATATATTTAAAAATATTATAAAAAATAAAATCTAAAGTTTAATAATAAATTTTAAATTTTATAAATATAAAAATCAAAAATAAAAAAAAATTTTTTAGTCAATTAATTATTTGTTAATTAATATTATTATAATATATTTATATATATTAATAATTTTATTTTTTTTTTTTTTTTGTGTATATTATATTATATTATTTATTTATAAGATTATACAATAAATAATATTATAATTTATAAGTTATTATATTTTGTGTATTTTATAATTTAAAATTTTATTTTAAGTTTTAAAATTTTTATAAATATTTTTAATAATATTTGATATAATTAAAATACAAAAAAATTATAAATATATATTTTTTAATTTATATTTTTTTATCATATTTTTATTAAACTATAAAAATAATTTTATAATTAATTATATAAAAAAATAAATAATTTTTAATTTTAATAATAAGGTAATAAATATAAATTAAATTATAAAATTTTATTATGTTAATTAAATTAATTCACTAATTTTTATTAAAATAAAAAATTAAATTAATAAATTTTAAAAATTATTTTTTATAATAATAGCATAATTGATAAAATAACTATTAAAATACTTTAAAAAAATATAAATTTTTATTAAAAAATTTAAAAAATTAAATTAATAAAAATAATAATTAAAAACAAAAAATGAAAATATATAAAAAAAAAATTATTATGATCAAACCAGACGATTTTCATGTTCATCTTCGCGATGGAAAAATTTTAAAAAAAATCGCTAATTATACTGGAAAGTATTATAATAAAGTAATAGTTATGCCAAATTTAAAAAATCCTATAAATACTATAAAAAAAGCATTAAAATATAAAAAAAAAATTGTAAATAGTTCTAAAAAAAATAAATTTATACCATTAATGACATTTTATATTACAGAAAATAGTAATATAAAAGAATTAGAAATAGGGTTTTTAAAAAAAATTTTTTTTTCTGCAAAATTATATTTTAAAAATTCTACTAATTTATCTCAATATGGTATTTCCAATCTAAGTAAAATTAATAAAATATTAGAAAAAATGGAAGAACTTAAAATCCCTTTAATGATTCATGGAGAAATTTATTCTAAAAATATAGATATTTTTTCAAGAGAAATTTTTTTTATAAAAAATGTATTACCTAAAATTAGAAAAAATTTTCCAAATTTAAAAATTGTTTTAGAACATATTAGTACAAAAAATTCAGCTAAATATGTTTTAAATAATCCTCCAAATATTGCAGCTACAGTTACTCCTCATCATTTGTTATATAATAGAAATGATATATTTTCAAATGGAATAAATCCTCATTTATATTGTTTGCCCATATTAAATAAAAGAAATCATCAAAAATATTTAATAAAAACTGTTACTAGTGGTAATAAATATTTTTTTTTAGGAAGTGATTCTGCTCCACATTTAATATCTAAAAAAGAAAATTTTTGTGGATCTCCTGGAATTTTTAATGCCCCTACATCGTTAATAATTTATTTAAAAATTTTTGAAAAAATGAAAAAATTAAAAAATTTTGAATCTTTTTGTTCTATAAATGGATCAAAATTTTATAATTTACCTTTAAATAAAGAAAAAATAATTTTTAAAAAAAAAAATTGGATCGTAAAAAATAATATTAAAATAAATAAAAA
Proteins encoded in this window:
- the tsaB gene encoding tRNA (adenosine(37)-N6)-threonylcarbamoyltransferase complex dimerization subunit type 1 TsaB — its product is MKILSFDSSYNSCSVSLLYKKKIFYYQKKCKRQHSKILFPMIKKILFVNKIKLKKINIIAFCNGPGNFTGTRISTNIAQGLSIGSNIPLLQISSLKIIAQEAYNNFLYEKNFFIIMKMNKNRYYYSKYLIKKNFLKKKKKFLSTNKKILLQHLNKIKKRCVFAGNFNPKILKSLKFKNFFIKIKFSHAKYIIPLALKDIKLKKTLVPELVFTKYFHKF
- a CDS encoding methyltransferase; translation: MLKKFLVILILKKSFKKYKYIFYNKKGYNLKLSNSSKLLIKNINMFKDKKVLFSGYFQDFLLKKIKNNFLKIHLQKYHYKKFVSKKNFKNLIYDSKFKKYSFKKINFVIYLWSKNKLENYFHMNKIFSKILLNTKIIIIGENNSGVNSVKNFFKSSIGFKKIKYGVKSSLYYGFLKKKIFFNKKKYYKQHQYNKKFFKFLPGVFGYKKIDEASKYFVKNKKFKKFYKKILDIGSGSGFLLISLCDKFKYKKIVLSESCYTSFYCLKKNLKKNNINANPIISNIFSNIKEKFDLIISNPPIHENLKFSMKTALNIIKESKKYLKKNGEIQIVSISSLSYFKNLKKIFKNCKIIKQNNLFKIYQSFNYY
- a CDS encoding OmpA family protein — encoded protein: MNKKILTISLFLSSMMLSSPVKANTIQKNYPHWYFGTQFKLVQSDIAVENNFLARQDYIPDYQAKSLMGVILGYKINPYFNFECAFNMPLNNSIFFQHNNNSFNFSNDQKNNFVYNYNNQIEYKKFNSNHNYYNDNNLNHYKNLKFQKIEYKENIKIKKKLYKNNNLKINFRSYSRPYKLSLESKKKINNKVDNQKKENNINNFDNDISSNDDENNDIKKKKIFMSKILENDLNMRFKDKKNKKEKHTEKNDDNNTHQNKKPEIVGSIESVLNDNDVDILNSKSMKTETIPKKKNNVEKKKDNNDKKYEYIDKEYINNKENDSSSKNTKNSKINKNSNSVNDYDDTSPLQNFQISTRFNYFLTNNFIVYTRTGVESNLRENYFSNLLKYKGSFLNNNIKPVLSVGIEYKADDVMSTRLEYERVSKISNFNNLLNCDNDSLNFNILWNFDDFSWKSLKKSLSFYHNSSNTVINKDINRINLFEDISFNSNSSKITPFGETVLNKLIYNLKNMKLKNVSMLILGNSDRLEIKNKNNKFLALSRAESVLKYFKKHDIFIENTKIRSLDNHDSISNRICTNKNNKTFLKNCLSPDRRVEILIEAYQ
- the pyrC gene encoding dihydroorotase, which produces MKIYKKKIIMIKPDDFHVHLRDGKILKKIANYTGKYYNKVIVMPNLKNPINTIKKALKYKKKIVNSSKKNKFIPLMTFYITENSNIKELEIGFLKKIFFSAKLYFKNSTNLSQYGISNLSKINKILEKMEELKIPLMIHGEIYSKNIDIFSREIFFIKNVLPKIRKNFPNLKIVLEHISTKNSAKYVLNNPPNIAATVTPHHLLYNRNDIFSNGINPHLYCLPILNKRNHQKYLIKTVTSGNKYFFLGSDSAPHLISKKENFCGSPGIFNAPTSLIIYLKIFEKMKKLKNFESFCSINGSKFYNLPLNKEKIIFKKKNWIVKNNIKINKNKKISIFLGKQTLSWKITKKK